The following proteins come from a genomic window of Flavobacterium eburneipallidum:
- a CDS encoding NADH-quinone oxidoreductase subunit J family protein: protein MIRIPDIANATPIQILFCILAVITLFTAFMTIYSRKPMHSAIYLVVCFSTISGHYLLLNAQFLALVNLIVYIGAIMILIVFTLMLMNLNKENEVYKPRVTRLGAIVLFCTMCVVLITMFINSKPIVGEYPTTGEDFQSIKVLGKVLLNEYMVPFEFASILLLVAMIGAVLLSKKEKIEKK from the coding sequence ATGATACGTATTCCAGATATTGCAAATGCAACACCAATACAAATACTATTCTGTATCCTTGCTGTTATCACATTGTTTACAGCTTTTATGACTATTTACAGTAGAAAACCAATGCATAGTGCTATTTATTTAGTGGTTTGTTTCTCTACCATTTCAGGACATTATTTACTGTTGAATGCACAGTTTTTGGCATTGGTAAACTTGATTGTTTACATCGGTGCGATTATGATCTTGATTGTATTTACTTTAATGTTAATGAACCTCAACAAAGAAAATGAAGTTTACAAACCTAGAGTAACTCGCTTGGGTGCTATCGTTTTGTTTTGCACAATGTGTGTAGTTTTGATTACAATGTTCATCAATTCGAAACCAATTGTTGGAGAATATCCAACAACTGGAGAAGATTTCCAATCCATTAAAGTATTGGGCAAAGTACTGTTGAATGAGTATATGGTTCCTTTTGAATTTGCATCAATTCTACTTTTAGTAGCAATGATTGGAGCCGTTTTATTGTCTAAAAAAGAAAAAATAGAGAAGAAATAA
- a CDS encoding NADH-quinone oxidoreductase subunit N codes for MNTLIAITGLGVLCLLFEILNFRKGIVPVTIIGLLAILGLTVSEFNTPQTYYNNMIVVSKFSTAFSSLFIVLAILLIALAHDFYENHSTKISDFIAIKIFLLAGGVAMVSFGNLAMFFIGIEILSISLYVLAASNRMNIKSNEAGMKYFLMGSFASGIILFGICLVYGAMGSFDVIEISESSLSAELPVWFPIGMILMTIGMLFKIAAVPFHFWAPDVYEGSPALTTATMSTLVKVIAVATLYKLIIELNLIPSLENQDLLEAFKIIIVVIAIASMTVGNIMALKQNNVKRMLAFSGISHAGFMLMTLLSIQNSSASLLYYASAYSLAGIAAFTVILYVCKNRDNEDIENFNGLGKKNPLMAAVLTAALLSMAGIPIFAGFFAKLFLFNQVIEAGYLVVVIAGVINSIISVGYYFKLILAMYSKEPNEEVAKTPFVFYAVAIIAILLNIALGLFPSAVLDLLG; via the coding sequence ATGAATACATTAATAGCTATAACAGGATTAGGTGTTTTATGCCTTTTATTTGAAATTTTAAATTTTAGAAAAGGTATTGTTCCCGTAACCATTATTGGATTATTGGCCATCCTTGGATTAACAGTATCTGAATTTAATACTCCACAAACTTATTACAACAATATGATTGTGGTAAGTAAATTTTCGACTGCATTTTCTTCATTGTTTATTGTTCTTGCTATTTTATTAATAGCTTTAGCACACGATTTCTACGAAAATCATTCCACTAAAATCTCCGATTTTATTGCCATAAAAATATTTTTGTTAGCAGGTGGAGTAGCCATGGTTTCGTTTGGAAATTTAGCTATGTTCTTTATCGGAATTGAAATTTTATCCATTTCCCTTTATGTTCTTGCTGCTAGTAACAGAATGAATATAAAAAGTAACGAAGCAGGTATGAAATATTTTCTAATGGGATCTTTTGCTTCAGGAATCATATTATTCGGAATTTGTTTGGTTTATGGCGCTATGGGAAGTTTTGATGTTATCGAAATAAGCGAAAGCTCCTTATCTGCCGAATTGCCTGTTTGGTTCCCTATCGGAATGATTTTGATGACAATCGGAATGCTTTTCAAAATTGCTGCTGTACCATTCCACTTTTGGGCTCCAGATGTTTATGAAGGTTCTCCAGCTTTGACAACTGCAACCATGAGTACATTGGTAAAAGTAATAGCCGTTGCCACACTTTATAAATTAATCATAGAACTGAATTTAATTCCATCTTTAGAAAACCAAGATCTTCTAGAAGCTTTCAAAATCATTATTGTTGTGATTGCTATCGCATCGATGACTGTTGGAAATATTATGGCGTTGAAACAAAATAACGTAAAACGAATGCTGGCTTTCTCTGGAATTTCACACGCTGGTTTTATGTTGATGACTTTGTTGAGTATCCAAAATTCATCTGCAAGTTTATTGTATTATGCTTCGGCTTATTCATTGGCTGGGATTGCTGCTTTTACTGTGATTTTATACGTTTGTAAAAATAGAGATAACGAAGACATCGAAAACTTCAACGGATTAGGTAAAAAGAATCCATTGATGGCAGCAGTACTTACTGCAGCTTTACTTTCAATGGCTGGAATACCAATATTTGCCGGATTTTTTGCCAAATTATTTTTATTCAACCAAGTGATTGAAGCAGGATATTTGGTAGTAGTTATCGCTGGAGTAATCAACTCTATCATAAGTGTTGGTTATTATTTCAAGTTGATTTTAGCAATGTATTCAAAAGAGCCAAACGAAGAAGTAGCAAAAACCCCTTTTGTTTTTTATGCAGTAGCCATTATTGCCATCCTCTTGAATATTGCTTTAGGCTTATTCCCTTCGGCAGTGTTGGATTTATTGGGATAA
- the nuoL gene encoding NADH-quinone oxidoreductase subunit L, translating into MDTNLVLVLLLAPFLGFLFNIFLGKKAGKNSVGIVGTLSVAVSFAVTLYFFLQINQTQEAISINLFDWISIEKFDVKFGFLLDQLSILWLMFVTGIGSLIHLYSISYMHDDEKTHYFFGYLNLFIFFMITLVMGSNLLMMFIGWEGVGLCSYLLIGFWYKNQDFNDAAKKAFIMNRIGDLGFLIGIFIVGSVFSTLDFTSLKTLIASGTNTDSLWIPVAAFALFIGASGKSAQIPLYTWLPDAMAGPTPVSALIHAATMVTAGIFMLTRLNFLFDLAPSVQEIIAVVGALTALVAATIALVQNDIKKVLAYSTVSQLGLMFLALGLGAYEVAVFHVITHAFFKACLFLGSGSVIHGLHGEQDMRKMGGLKKAMPITFITMLIASLAIAGIFPLAGFWSKDEILMVAFHESKVLWIVGSIASIMTAFYMFRLIYLTFFNDFRGTEEQKHHLHESPSLITVPLIILAILSFFGGIISLPGHSWLNHYLAPLFSKEAHEVHTLGSTEYMLMAVATIGAIVGIAIAYKKYLKDNTIPSEDTEITGFSKVLYNKYYVDEVYESVFVKPINVLSSFFRDKVETTLTKLVLGLGTATNGIAFYGKRIHNGSVGLYLSVFVLGVIAILTYLFLQ; encoded by the coding sequence ATGGATACCAATTTAGTTTTAGTGCTACTATTAGCTCCTTTTTTAGGGTTTTTATTTAATATTTTTCTAGGTAAAAAAGCTGGAAAAAATAGCGTTGGCATTGTGGGAACACTTTCCGTTGCGGTTTCGTTTGCTGTGACGTTATATTTTTTCCTTCAAATAAACCAAACCCAGGAAGCTATTTCTATTAATTTATTTGACTGGATTTCGATAGAAAAATTTGATGTGAAATTTGGTTTTCTTTTAGACCAATTGTCTATACTATGGTTGATGTTTGTAACCGGAATTGGATCTTTGATTCATTTATATTCCATCAGTTATATGCACGATGACGAGAAAACACATTACTTTTTTGGCTATTTGAACCTCTTCATCTTCTTCATGATTACTTTAGTAATGGGAAGCAACTTGCTAATGATGTTCATTGGTTGGGAAGGCGTTGGTCTTTGCTCCTATTTATTGATTGGATTTTGGTACAAAAACCAAGATTTTAATGATGCTGCCAAAAAAGCCTTTATCATGAACAGAATTGGAGATTTAGGATTTTTAATTGGAATATTCATTGTGGGTTCTGTATTCAGCACTTTGGATTTTACTTCCTTAAAAACACTAATCGCTTCTGGAACAAATACAGATAGTTTATGGATTCCTGTTGCAGCCTTTGCCTTATTCATTGGAGCATCTGGAAAATCAGCTCAAATTCCATTATATACTTGGTTGCCTGATGCCATGGCTGGACCAACGCCAGTTTCGGCATTGATTCACGCTGCAACGATGGTTACGGCTGGTATTTTTATGTTGACGAGATTGAATTTCTTGTTCGATTTAGCTCCAAGTGTTCAGGAAATTATTGCTGTTGTTGGAGCACTTACTGCTTTGGTTGCTGCAACGATTGCTTTGGTTCAAAATGACATCAAAAAAGTATTGGCATATTCTACTGTTTCACAATTGGGATTAATGTTTTTGGCTTTAGGTTTGGGTGCTTATGAAGTGGCGGTTTTCCATGTAATCACGCACGCTTTCTTCAAAGCTTGTTTGTTCTTGGGTTCTGGATCAGTAATTCATGGATTACACGGCGAACAAGATATGCGCAAAATGGGTGGTTTGAAAAAAGCAATGCCCATTACTTTTATCACTATGTTAATTGCTTCATTAGCCATTGCTGGAATATTCCCATTAGCAGGATTTTGGTCAAAAGACGAAATTTTGATGGTGGCTTTTCACGAAAGCAAAGTTTTGTGGATAGTGGGTTCGATTGCTTCAATCATGACTGCTTTCTATATGTTTAGATTAATATATCTAACTTTCTTTAACGATTTTAGAGGAACCGAAGAACAAAAACATCATTTGCACGAAAGCCCAAGTTTAATTACTGTTCCTTTAATTATTTTGGCGATTTTATCTTTCTTTGGTGGAATCATTAGTTTACCTGGACACAGTTGGTTGAACCATTATTTAGCACCATTATTTTCAAAAGAAGCTCACGAGGTCCACACTTTAGGAAGTACCGAATATATGTTGATGGCAGTTGCTACCATTGGTGCTATTGTTGGAATTGCAATTGCTTACAAAAAATACTTAAAAGACAATACAATTCCAAGTGAGGATACTGAAATTACAGGGTTTTCTAAAGTTTTATACAACAAATATTATGTTGATGAAGTATACGAATCAGTTTTTGTAAAACCAATCAATGTACTATCTAGTTTCTTTAGAGATAAAGTAGAAACAACATTAACTAAACTCGTTTTAGGATTAGGAACAGCAACAAACGGAATTGCTTTCTATGGAAAAAGAATACATAACGGAAGTGTTGGTTTGTATCTTTCCGTATTTGTTTTAGGCGTTATTGCCATATTAACTTATTTATTTTTACAATAA
- the nuoK gene encoding NADH-quinone oxidoreductase subunit NuoK — translation MSNILNQVGIENYIFLSVILFCIGVFGVLYRRNAIIVFMSIEIMLNAVNLLFVAFSTYHQDAQGQVFVFFSMAVAAAEVAVGLAILVSIFRNLHTIDVGNLKNLKG, via the coding sequence ATGAGTAATATTTTGAATCAAGTGGGTATCGAAAATTACATCTTCTTGAGCGTGATACTTTTTTGTATTGGCGTTTTTGGAGTGTTGTACAGACGAAATGCCATTATCGTATTTATGTCAATTGAAATCATGTTGAACGCTGTTAATCTATTGTTTGTAGCATTTTCAACTTACCATCAAGATGCACAAGGACAAGTTTTCGTATTCTTCTCGATGGCAGTTGCTGCGGCAGAAGTGGCTGTTGGATTGGCAATTTTAGTTTCGATTTTTAGAAACTTGCATACAATTGATGTTGGAAATTTAAAAAACTTAAAAGGATAA
- the nuoH gene encoding NADH-quinone oxidoreductase subunit NuoH translates to MDSAFVIEKSIVILVVFAVTMLMAMYSTWAERKVAAFLQDRIGPNRAGWGGLLQPLADGLKLFSKEEFTPNTPNRILFVVGPGIAMATALMTSAVIPWGDRFHLFGKDILLQATDIDVAILYVFGIVSLGVYGIMIGGWASNNKFSLMGAIRAASQMVSYEVAMGLSIVALLMMTGTLSLKEISAQQAGMNWNVFYQPLSFLIFLICAFAETNRTPFDLAECETELIGGYHTEYSSMKMGFYLFAEYANMFVSSTLLAVLFFGGYNYPGMSWVVENWGVNIGNTLGIIALFIKLCGFIFFYMWVRWTIPRFRYDQLMNLGWKILIPLSIANIIITGIVLLKGEIATYLGF, encoded by the coding sequence TGCCTTTGTTATAGAAAAAAGTATTGTAATTCTTGTTGTTTTTGCTGTAACCATGCTTATGGCAATGTATTCTACTTGGGCAGAAAGAAAAGTAGCAGCCTTTCTACAGGACAGAATTGGACCAAACCGTGCTGGTTGGGGTGGATTATTGCAACCTCTAGCTGATGGATTAAAATTATTTTCAAAAGAAGAATTTACTCCTAATACCCCTAATAGAATTTTATTTGTTGTAGGTCCCGGAATTGCAATGGCAACGGCTTTGATGACGAGTGCTGTTATCCCATGGGGAGACCGTTTCCATCTTTTTGGAAAAGACATTTTATTACAGGCTACTGATATTGATGTAGCTATTTTGTATGTTTTCGGTATAGTTTCTTTGGGTGTTTACGGAATTATGATTGGTGGATGGGCATCTAATAATAAATTCTCTTTGATGGGAGCGATTCGTGCTGCCTCTCAAATGGTTTCGTATGAAGTTGCTATGGGATTATCAATAGTGGCTTTGTTAATGATGACAGGAACTTTAAGTCTAAAAGAAATTTCAGCCCAACAAGCAGGAATGAACTGGAATGTTTTCTATCAGCCTTTATCCTTTTTAATCTTTTTGATTTGTGCTTTTGCAGAAACCAACAGAACTCCTTTTGATTTAGCAGAATGTGAAACCGAATTAATTGGAGGTTACCACACCGAGTATTCCTCAATGAAAATGGGATTCTATTTATTTGCTGAATATGCAAATATGTTTGTTTCTTCTACCCTTTTAGCAGTTTTATTCTTCGGAGGATATAACTATCCAGGAATGAGTTGGGTTGTCGAAAACTGGGGAGTAAATATTGGAAACACATTAGGAATTATAGCTTTGTTTATTAAGCTTTGTGGTTTTATCTTCTTTTATATGTGGGTACGTTGGACTATCCCAAGATTCAGATACGATCAATTAATGAATTTAGGCTGGAAAATACTAATTCCATTATCGATTGCAAATATTATCATTACTGGAATTGTGCTGTTGAAAGGAGAAATAGCCACTTATTTAGGATTTTAA
- a CDS encoding complex I subunit 4 family protein, with the protein MDVTTLLIILLVGALATYFSGDKWASKIALLFSLAAFGSAICLLSHFNAGIEISFFKLWITKPTVYLSFYADGITMAMLLLTTALTPIIIFSSFGNDYKNAKAYYSLILFMSFAMAGTFLATDGLLYYIFWELALIPIYFIALIWGNGYVEERKKAVVKFFIYTLAGSLFMLVAFIYLYQKTGTFLISQLLRVPLSETEQFWIFMAFFLAYAIKIPLIPFHTWQAKVYQKAPTAGTMLLSGIMLKMGLYSVIRWQLPLAPLAAKEYMYVFIGLGLAGVIYGSIVALRQNDLKKLLAYSSLAHVGLIAAGIYTLTLDGLRGAVLQMIAHGFVVVGLFYTAQIIHRRFQTRKIAEMGGIRTQSPIFTSLFLILVLASVALPLTFNFIGEFTVLYSLSQINIWFAVLGGTTIILGAYYMLRMFQHVMLGETNTKIFKDVTFNEGLTLVSIIAVLFFFGLYPKPIIDLITPSLENIIIEINRYK; encoded by the coding sequence ATGGATGTAACTACCCTATTAATTATACTATTAGTTGGCGCATTGGCTACTTATTTTTCGGGCGATAAATGGGCTTCAAAAATTGCTTTACTTTTTAGTTTGGCTGCTTTTGGAAGTGCAATCTGTTTATTGAGTCATTTCAATGCAGGAATAGAAATTAGTTTTTTTAAACTCTGGATAACAAAACCAACAGTTTATCTATCCTTCTATGCAGATGGTATCACTATGGCAATGCTTCTGCTTACAACTGCTTTGACTCCTATCATTATATTTTCTTCTTTTGGAAATGACTATAAAAATGCAAAAGCGTATTATAGTTTGATACTATTTATGTCTTTCGCTATGGCAGGAACTTTCCTTGCAACTGACGGATTATTGTATTATATTTTCTGGGAACTTGCTTTAATCCCTATTTACTTCATCGCTTTGATTTGGGGTAATGGCTATGTAGAAGAACGCAAAAAAGCAGTGGTGAAATTCTTTATTTATACACTCGCTGGTTCGCTATTTATGTTGGTTGCGTTTATTTATTTGTACCAAAAAACAGGTACTTTTTTAATCTCTCAATTATTAAGAGTTCCATTGTCTGAAACAGAACAATTTTGGATATTCATGGCTTTCTTCTTGGCTTATGCTATCAAAATTCCATTGATTCCTTTTCATACTTGGCAAGCAAAAGTATATCAAAAAGCACCAACTGCTGGAACGATGCTACTTTCTGGGATTATGCTAAAAATGGGATTGTACAGCGTTATTCGTTGGCAATTACCTCTAGCGCCATTGGCTGCAAAAGAATATATGTATGTTTTCATTGGACTTGGACTTGCTGGTGTAATCTATGGTTCAATCGTGGCATTGAGACAAAATGATTTGAAAAAATTATTGGCTTATTCTTCTTTGGCACACGTTGGATTAATTGCGGCTGGAATTTATACTCTAACACTAGATGGATTGCGTGGTGCTGTTTTACAAATGATAGCGCACGGTTTTGTGGTGGTTGGTTTATTCTACACAGCGCAAATTATTCACCGAAGATTCCAAACCAGAAAAATTGCCGAAATGGGTGGTATTCGTACCCAATCACCAATATTCACTTCACTATTTTTAATTTTAGTTTTAGCGTCTGTTGCTTTACCGCTTACTTTTAACTTTATCGGAGAATTTACAGTGCTTTACAGTCTTTCGCAAATAAACATTTGGTTTGCTGTACTTGGAGGAACAACAATAATCTTGGGAGCTTATTATATGTTGAGAATGTTCCAACACGTAATGTTGGGCGAAACAAATACCAAAATATTTAAAGACGTAACATTCAACGAAGGTTTAACTTTGGTAAGCATCATCGCAGTATTATTCTTCTTTGGTTTGTATCCAAAACCAATTATAGATTTAATAACACCAAGTCTCGAAAATATTATAATAGAAATTAATAGATATAAATAA
- a CDS encoding NuoI/complex I 23 kDa subunit family protein, translating into MSIQEISLSGRKKVVSNKEMTFLERMYLIAIFKGLWITLKHLFMRKATIQYPEQVREMSPVYRGQHMLKRDEQGRENCTACGLCALSCPAEAITMKAEERKPNEKHLYREEKYASIYEINMLRCIFCGLCEEACPKDAIYLTISKELVPASYNREDFIFGKDKLVMPLEMATRNAQLKTVN; encoded by the coding sequence ATGTCAATACAAGAAATATCACTTTCTGGAAGAAAAAAAGTAGTCTCTAACAAGGAGATGACTTTTTTGGAACGAATGTATCTTATAGCCATATTCAAAGGCTTATGGATAACACTGAAGCATTTATTCATGAGAAAAGCCACGATTCAATATCCGGAGCAAGTACGTGAAATGAGTCCGGTATATCGTGGTCAGCACATGCTGAAACGTGATGAACAAGGTCGTGAAAACTGTACAGCCTGTGGATTATGTGCATTATCCTGCCCTGCAGAAGCTATCACCATGAAAGCTGAAGAACGCAAACCAAATGAAAAACATTTGTACCGTGAGGAAAAATATGCTTCGATATATGAAATCAACATGTTACGTTGTATTTTTTGCGGATTGTGTGAGGAAGCTTGTCCAAAAGACGCTATTTATTTGACTATTTCTAAAGAATTAGTACCTGCAAGTTATAACAGAGAAGATTTCATTTTCGGAAAAGACAAATTGGTGATGCCTTTAGAAATGGCAACAAGAAATGCTCAACTTAAAACTGTTAACTAA